The genomic interval gtattatattttatccaTGGGTAAGGGTATGTGTAGAAAATTCTACCCGCAACCTTTAAATTGGCAGGCGGGTAATTGCTCTACCCGCACCAAACCCAACCCGTTGTCATCCCTACTAAACCCTAATTACTGCCCACGTAAAATGAAAAGAACGGGCCAAGCCCGTGAAACCGATTTGACGGTCCCGAAAACCACGTGCAAAGAATCCGGAATTGAAAAGATAATCTGCCCCCTTCATGGACCCAGGTAAAATAGCATGCTGATGTATTTATGCGACAAAAAAAGTTGCACGCAGGGATGGATTTATCACCGGGGCTAGGGGCTTCAGCCTCCTACCCGATCTATGCCATTGAAGTACCCCTTAGTCTTTCcaacaaaatttttggtattactgaagagaagaaaaagctGGAAGTAGTTCTCTTTCGTCCAGCCTCTCCTAATGTTTTCTCTAGATCCACCACTGCCTACACTATGTAGCGCGTCATGGCCTGAGTCGGTCTCCATGCCCGGCGCTGCCGCCAGCCCCAGCTCGCTTGGGCAGGATAAAAGGGACCGAGACTGTTTGAAGAAGCGCGCGCTCCCATGGGCCACGACAttgagagacagagagagctAGTAGCGAGAGGCGGCAGAGCAGAGAGACTAAGCAGAGCAAAGCAAAGCGAGACGCCATGGTGAAGCTCGTCGCTTTTGGCGCACTTGGCACTGCTAGAgtcggcggccgccgacgTCTAAGTTCACCGACGAGGACCTCAACTTCGATGAATCCATGTGGCGGCTCTACGATCGATGGGGCACGCGTTACAACGTGACGCGCCACCTCATCAACAAGCTCTGCCAATTCTCCTTCTTGAATCAATCAGCGCGGCACGTTCATCTCCGTGCGATAGTAGCAGGCCAGGCGTCAGGGCTGAATGGCTTGGCCGATCTCACCGATGACGAGTTTAAACAGTACTACACATGCGACATGCTGAAGTCCGATGCTCGAGCTCAGCGTACTCTGCCCATGATCGGTGCGGCGGTGACGGGTCCCTCACTCTGCCCGTCTCCATCAACTAGCGCACCAAGAGCTGCAGCATAGGCCCGTGCCTCAGTCCAATCAAGTACCAGGACAACTGCGGCTCGTGCTGAGCATTCACCGTGTTGGGGGCGCTAGAGAGCCATTACGCCATCCAAGGGGCCAGGGAAAACCGAGGCCTGGTCGACATGTTGGAGCAAGAGCTCGTCGACTGCGACACCTAGAGCAAAGGCTGCAAAGGTGGCTTAGTCCCCCGTGCCTTTAATTACATCATCACCAAGTAGGGGGCGTGACATTGGAGGCCTCCTGCCCCTACATGCATAGGCGGATTTACCACCGGCCCCCACTAGATCTACGTCATCGAAGCCCCCTTAGCCTCcctaataaaactttttggtATTACTAAAGAGAAGGAAGAGCTAGAATCAATTTGTTTTGTCCAGCCtctcctaatttttttctcaatccgCCACTACTCGCACGAATATTCGTCCGTtagcctttttatttttacccaaCAATTGACACATACACCTTCCACCGGGCACGcataagggggtgtttagttggggaaaaaaatatttgggtGTCGCatgacgtttgaccggatgtcggaaggagtttttggacacgaatgaaaaaacgaatttcaccgCTAGCTTAGAAagcgcgagacgaatcttttgaacctaattaatctgtcattagcatatatgggttactgtagcacttatggctaatcatcgactaattaggcttagaagattcgtctcacgatttttcacataactgtgtaattagtttttcattttatctatatttaatggtctatttagatgttcaaagatttgatgtgatgtttttggatgaaattttttgggaCTAAACAGTGCCTAAGTCAAATCCTACAAAAAATCCCGTCGCACCCTTTTGGTGAGATCGCCGCCGAAAAGTTTCGATTTTTTTGCCGATCCTGTCGCTAGTTGGAGGATGAATATTTTTCACACTGGCGAGTGATGACTCCCCAAACTGAAGCTGAGAAATGCCAGTAGTGGCTAAGTTCAGTATCCAGCCACTAATCACAAACTAACACTAGTGGCGCGGTACCGGAaccggtggggcccacacggCCAACCTCACAAACTACAAAAACCAGAGGAGCCAAAACGGAACGGAAAAAAGCCAAACCAGCTCTGCTCGCTCAtcgccaccgacgccgccggcgatgaagcccctcgccgccggcgccgcggcctcctccccggcgGCCATGCTGGTGCCGGCCACCAAGATCACCATCCCGTCCTCGTTCGCCGCagaggcggcgccgccgccgttcgggAAGGGGCGGTACAAGGTGTGGGCCTTCGCGGCCATCGCGCTCCTCGCGCTCTGGTCCATGTCCGCGGCGTCCGTCTCCCTCCGCTGGTCCTCCGgccgcttcctcctcgccgccgctgcctccgaGGACCTCGACGCGCCACTCCGCGACGACCTCGACTCACTCGTACGCTGATTAATGCTTCCTGCCGACTGCTTGCTTTTTGGCCTGTTCATATACACAGATTGGATTAATTGCTAGTAGTGTTTGAATTGAATTTGAAACGGGGTGAGTTATtgtcgtgtttttttttaggatgaattgaatttgaaatgggtgaaaataaaatgggaTGAATTGTTGTCGGTAGTGcttggatgaaaaaaaaaaaggggaacaTGGGATAGTTGCTATGTACTCGTTCTGTTTCAGGCTTaacattgcctagattcatatggatgctgataaatctagatagataaacaaatcatatacattgattaatGGATGAAATCTATATAAGCCTATAAAGTCTAAATATGGAACTGAAGGAGTAATTATGCTCTTGTTTTGTTATTTGGGTAGTAAAATGCAGGTGAAAGAATGTGTGGGACcgtagtattaattaattgatgagGGATTTAATTATCTGAACAGGAacactactagtagtatttttGCGTTCAGAACATGATCGTATTAGACAAACTGGTCAGTTATGAACTTATTACAGGGTACATCTGGTTCTTTGTCTAGTTTGTTTAGCTAGGCTAGAAAAATCTTACTTGGACTTTACTCACCATGGGTAGGAGTGAAGCTATTTTATTCAGTCATTTTTCGGTTATAGCATAACAATCAGAGTACATGTTCAGTTCAAATAGTGATTCAAGATGCGACTTGTCATTTGTTCTCTGATCTTATGGGTCATATGCACAAAATAGATGCGACTTTCTCACCTGGCAGAGCTAGTTTTCTCCTACTGTAGGCATTGCTTGAAATCCATTAGACTAGGATGCAAACATACCCTAAACTTTGTTTAGCTTTAGCATGTGTGAACCCTGGAGTgtgatgattttttatgtatataaggCATGCCAATTATTATTCTTAtctgtatatttggataaaattcatttctttatttttaaatttcctGCAGTGTTATTTCCTAATTACTGAAGAGCTGTTCCACACTTCACTGTTCCTTATTAGCagtagtgtttttttaatgaaaatggTGTGGTCTTTTTTCCCTCAAATTGTTTTGTGTAAAATAAGCAGCTGAGATTCTGGCGTAACTTGAGCAGGagatggaggagagggagaaatTAGTGGGTCGAATGTGGGACATGTACACACGCACAGGTGATGAGGTACGGCTCCCGCGATTCTGGCAGGAAGCCTTTGAGGCTGCCTACGAAGAGCTTTCTGGTGATGATATGCAGGTCCGTGATGCAGCCATCTCCGAGATTGCTCGAATGTCAGCCCACAGGCTTGAATTGGAGCAGCCAGTGAATGAGGTATGATCAAAATAGCCTATAAGCTTGAATTCACTGCTTCATATGTATTTAGAGACAATATATACTTTTGTTTGCACTTGAGTAATACCTAGTTTGTATACATTTATCCATTGTAAACAACTCCTGATTATTTCAGCGGGAGGTGCTCATTCCAGAGAGATTCTGGCTAATGGTCTGGGCAAGTGGTTTACATTTGTATTACATAGTTGCAAGTAGCATGTTGtggaattttatatgattgtgCAGTTCAGT from Oryza brachyantha chromosome 3, ObraRS2, whole genome shotgun sequence carries:
- the LOC102720218 gene encoding uncharacterized protein LOC102720218, encoding MKPLAAGAAASSPAAMLVPATKITIPSSFAAEAAPPPFGKGRYKVWAFAAIALLALWSMSAASVSLRWSSGRFLLAAAASEDLDAPLRDDLDSLEMEEREKLVGRMWDMYTRTGDEVRLPRFWQEAFEAAYEELSGDDMQVRDAAISEIARMSAHRLELEQPVNEEENTENTRSNEHGSPKLKK